A single window of Rhizophagus irregularis chromosome 28, complete sequence DNA harbors:
- a CDS encoding uncharacterized protein (SECRETED:cutsite_VNA-AP; SECRETED:prob_0.9715); SECRETED:SignalP(1-22), with translation MKFTTLACLAILGISTLNEVNAAPIAEIGLNNKRDSTPSYDYKDEKDKKDDYYGGKDDEYYGGKDDDYYGGKDDKYDDDKKKSYYRRSALASPGDKDDDYYGGKDDDYYGGKDDDYYGGKDDKYDDDKKKSYYRRSALASPGDKDDDYYGGKDDDYYGGKDDKYDDDKKKSYYRRSALASPGDKDDEYYGGKDDDYYGGKDDKYDDDKKKSYYRRSALASPGDKDDEYYGGKDDDYYGGKDDKYDDDKKKSYYRRSALASPGDKDDEYYGGKDDDYYGGKDDKYDDDKKKSYYRRSALASPGDKDDEYYGGKDDDYYGGKDDDYYGGKDDKYDDDKKKSY, from the exons atgaaGTTCACGACTCTTGCTTGTTTGGCAATCTTGGGGATTTCGACCTTGAATGAAG tCAATGCTGCTCCTATTGCCGAGATcggattaaataataaacgcGATTCAACACCTTCATATGATTATAAAGACGAGAAGGACAAAAAAGATGATTATTATGGTGGCAAAGATGATGAATACTATGGCGGCAAAGATGATGACTACTACGGCGGCAAAGACGATAAATATGATGATgacaaaaagaaatcctaCTACAGACGATCTGCCTTAGCCTCCCCGGGCGACAAAGATGATGATTACTATGGCGGAAAAGATGATGACTACTATGGCGGCAAAGATGATGATTACTATGGCGGCAAAGACGATAAATATGATGATgacaaaaagaaatcctaCTACAGACGATCTGCCTTAGCCTCCCCGGGTGACAAAGATGATGATTACTATGGCGGAAAAGATGATGATTACTATGGCGGCAAAGACGATAAATATGATGATGACAAAAAGAAATCTTACTACAGACGATCTGCCTTAGCCTCCCCGGGCGATAAAGATGATGAATACTATGGCGGCAAAGATGATGATTACTATGGCGGCAAAGACGATAAATATGATGATgacaaaaagaaatcctaCTACAGACGATCTGCCTTAGCCTCCCCGGGCGACAAAGATGATGAATACTATGGCGGTAAAGATGATGATTACTATGGCGGCAAAGACGATAAATATGATGATgacaaaaagaaatcctaCTACAGACGATCTGCCTTAGCCTCCCCGGGCGACAAAGATGATGAATACTATGGCGGCAAAGACGATGATTACTATGGCGGCAAAGACGATAAATATGATGATgacaaaaagaaatcctaCTACAGACGATCTGCCTTAGCCTCCCCGGGCGACAAAGATGATGAATACTATGGCGGCAAAGATGATGATTACTATGGCGGCAAAGACGATGATTACTATGGCGGCAAAGACGATAAATATGATGATgacaaaaagaaatcctattaa
- a CDS encoding uncharacterized protein (SECRETED:cutsite_AYA-QN; SECRETED:prob_0.6048); SECRETED:SignalP(1-19), whose translation MKSFSFFVFLNVLILFAYAQNQTVPEAATCEQTFFLTGTTCTPCQQAIFKNNANPSFLDITVPSDKCLADKIFFYYLFLTPSTTPATPGTPDTPDERISQFTKKAIEDLDKTCAETANNACNESNAKNSYTEVSKACDAELNQYLSSNNRTGTDGSVGSITISTMLGYYMAIPIRENLCLKVNGEYCKARMIKNNAILLQANQTQSQQPNTFSFLSCDDECTIQSYNNIKSFLSSHPPDIPNLQKIINSTSNPLKIFENSCPNITNSIVNNSIASNESEIKSDGQKLTNQFYNYSGIILIGLFIQHLCNKYINI comes from the exons atgaaaTCTTTTAGTTTTTTCGTATTTTTAAACGTATTGATACTTTTCGCTTACGCTCAGAATCAAACAGTTCCAGAAGCAGCTACTTGTGAACAAACTTTCTTTTTAACAGGCACGACATGTACACCATGTCAACaagcaatttttaaaaataatgcaaaTCCGAGTTTTCTTGATATAACTGTACCTTCTGACAAATGTTTAGctgataaaattttcttttattatctttttcttaCTCCTTCTACTACTCCCGCTACTCCCGGTACTCCTGATACTCCTGATGAAAGAATATcccaatttacaaaaaaagcaATAGAAGATTTAGATAAAACTTGTGCTGAAACTGCAAATAATGCATGTAATGAATCGAATGCTAAAAATTCTTATACCGAAGTTTCTAAAGCTTGTGATGCAGAATTGAATCAATATCTTTCTTCTAATAATAGAACTGGAACTGATGGAAGTGTCGGAAGTATTACTATTTCAACTATGCTTGGATATTATATGGCTATACCTATTAGAGAAAATTTGTGTTTGAAAGTAAATGGCG aatattgtAAGGCTagaatgattaaaaataatgcaaTTCTTTTACAAGCGAATCAAACTCAATCTCAGCAACCgaatactttttcttttttatcatgTGATGATGAATGTACAATAcaatcttataataatatcaaaagtTTTCTATCATCTCATCCTCCTGATATTCCTaatttacaaaagattattaatagtACAAGCAAcccattaaaaatatttgaaaatagttgtcctaatattactaatagtattgttaataatagTATTGCTAGTAACGAATCAGAAATTAAATCTGATGGTCAAAAACTCactaatcaattttataattattctggaattattttaattggtttatttatacaacatttatgtaataaatatattaatatataa
- a CDS encoding uncharacterized protein (SECRETED:cutsite_AYA-QD; SECRETED:prob_0.7719); SECRETED:SignalP(1-19) — MKSFSFFVLLNVLILFAYAQDQTPPAAATCELTFAIQQGSTCTPCQQALFKHNTTDSSFIETKKPPSDKCLFTSILIYYLTVNNPPDDDKKLQNLDSQKITAALNQACADTANNACSVSDSKNAYTEVSKACDVEVNKYISTNGTGNGGTNISSDGGRAISTMIEYYVAIPTRDNFCLKVNDQYCTVKSFEQSEANQNTTTTDKNTFNALSCEDECNKQSYKNLLSYQSSHPPDTRNLQKVFIGKNNPLQEYEERCPSMTSNIANNFKSAGQKLTHQFYNYSGVILISLVGFIYTTFM, encoded by the exons ATGAAATCTTTTAGTTTTTTCGTATTATTAAACGTATTAATCCTCTTCGCTTACGCTCAGGATCAAACACCTCCAGCAGCAGCTACTTGTGAACTAACTTTCGCTATACAACAAGGCTCAACATGTACACCATGTCAACAAGCCCTTTTTAAACATAATACAACGGATTCATCATTTATCGAGACTAAAAAACCACCTTCTGACAAATGCTTGTTTACTAGTATtctcatttattatttaactgtAAATAATCCTcctgatgatgataaaaagttacaaaaccTAGATTCACAAAAAATAACAGCAGCTTTAAATCAAGCTTGCGCTGATACCGCAAATAATGCATGTAGTGTATCAGATTCTAAAAATGCTTATACCGAAGTTTCTAAAGCTTGTGATGTAGAagtgaataaatatatttctacTAATGGAACTGGAAATGGTGGAACTAATATTAGTAGTGACGGAGGTAGAGCTATATCAACTATGATTGAATATTATGTGGCTATACCTACAAGagataatttttgtttgaaaGTAAATGACC aatattgtACGGTTAAAAGTTTTGAACAATCGGAAGCGAATCAAAATACAACCACTACAGATAAGAATACTTTTAATGCTTTATCATGTGAAGATGAATGTAACAAACAATCTTATAAGAATCTTTTAAGTTATCAATCATCTCATCCTCCTGATACTCGTAATTTACAAAAGGTTTTTATTGGTAAAAACAACCCATTACAAGAATATGAAGAACGTTGTCCTAGTATGACTAGTAATATTGCTAATAACTTTAAATCTGCCGGTCAGAAACTTActcatcaattttataattattctggagttattttaattagtcTTGTAGGATTTATTTATACAacttttatgtaa